GCCCAGCTCAGTCAGCAGGGCGAGATCCAGCGTGCCTTTATACAGCTTTGGCTGCGCCCAGCTGCCCGCCTCGGTGCGGTAAGGCTGCTGCCAGGCGGATGGCAGGGTATCACTGGTCCAGCGCGGCAGCGTTTGATAACAAATCAGGTCGGTCATGTTTGACTCCGTGTTTAACGGCTTAACTGTTTCAGCAAGGGAAGCGCCTGCTTCATATGATCTTCACTGACCACGAACGCTTTTAGCTGTCCGGCGGCGTCCAGCCCTTTCGCCACGATGCCCGCTTTACTGAACTGCATCTCCCAGTTCAGCTCCGCATTACCGGCATTACCAGCCAGGTGCAGCGGCAGATCCGGCGTTTTAACCCTGACCAGCATCGCCGGCAGGCTCAGGCTGGCGCTGTTGCCGGTCAGGTTTTTCGCCAGCGTCATCGCTGCCAACTGGGCCGGCTGCAGGTACGGCATCAGCTTGCCCTGAATCTCTGCACAGTCGCCCAGCGCAAAAATATCGGGATGCGACGTGGTTAGCCGATCGTCTACTACAATGCCGCGTCGCGTTGCCAGGCCAGCCTGCTGCGCCAGGGCGATATTCGGCCGCAGGCCAATAGCGCACACCGCCGCATCGCAGGTAAGCTGCTGACCGTTGCTTAGCGTGGCGACCAGCGTATCGTGATGGCACGCCAGCGAAGCCAGCTCGCAGTTAAAACGCATCTCTACGCCTGCTTGCAGTAGGCGATGTTGCAAACGGGCGCTGATTTCCGGCGGCATCAGCGCGGATAACAGGCCGCCGCTGCGATCGACTACCGTCACCTGTTTACCGGCGCGGTTAAGGTCCATCGCCAGTTCGGTGCCGATCAGCCCGCCGCCAAGCAGCAGCACGCGTTGCGCGCCCTGCAGGTTCTCTTCACACTGGCGATACTCCTGCTGGCTGTTCAGGGTATACATCAGCTCGCTGCCATTGATGGGCGGCACCAGCGCCTCGGCGCCGGTAGCCAGCACCAGCTTGCCGTAAGAGAAGTCGCCCGCCGTGGTCTCAATGCGGTGCGCGGCGGCGTCAATGCGCGTGACCCGTGTATGCGGATGCAGCATGACGTTGTTTTTCTCGGCATACTCGGCGGCGGTGACGCGGGTTAAATCATCGGCCCGCTGCGCCAGCGAGAAGACGTGGCTCAGTTCTGGCTTGTGGTACTCATCGCAGCTGTCTGCTGCAATCAGGCGAATAGCCACCTCTTTATTCTGCTGACGCAGATTTTTAATCAGCTGGCGGGCGGCAAAGCCAGAGCCGATAATGATAATTTCTGATGACATGTTCTTAGCCCTCGTACGGGTCAAAAACGTCTTTGCCCATGCCGCATTCCGGGCAGAGGAAATCGTCCGGCACGTCAGCCCAGGCGGTGCCCGGCGCAACGTCCTGAGAATCTTCGCCGGTCGCCGGGTCATACACCCACAGGCAAACGCTACAGATCATTTTTTGTCCGGCATCGCCTGCGGCGGCGCTTTCCGGGGCGGCGCTAACCGCAACGTCCAGCGCGGCGGCAGGTTCATCCACCGGTTTTGGCTGTGCGGTTTTTTCCGGTAGCGGAGAAAGCGCCCACTGGCGGGCAATGGTGCGGCCATGCTCGCGGCACGCTTCCAGCGCGTTGCCGTCCGGGCGCCATTTGGTTTTCAGGCTCAGCGACATCTCAAAGCCTGCGTCCTGTAGACGAGTAGAGAGACGATCCACCGCGCCGCCGCTCCAGCCGTGTGAGCCAAAGGCGCTGGCGTGTTTGTTGCGGAAGCGCAGGCCGGTCATCTCTTCCACCAAACCGGCGATTTTCGGCATCATCACGTTGTTCATGGTAGAGGTGCCCACCAGCACGCCTTTTGAGCGGAAAACGTTGGTCAGGATTTCGTTTTTGTCGCTGCGCGCCACGTTAAAGATTTTTACCGCTACGCGTGGGTCAACTTCGGTAATGCCCTGAGCAATGGCATCGGCCATCATGCGGGTATTGTTGGACATGGTGTCGTAGAAGATAGTGATGCGGTCTTCCTGATAATCTGCCGCCCATTTCAGGTAAAGCTCGACAATCTGCGTTGGGTTATCTCGCCATACCACGCCGTGCGAGGTAGCGATCATGCTCACCGGCAGGTTAAAGCCGAGGATCTCATTAATTTTCGGCGTCACCAGGCGGCTGAACGGCGTCAGGATGTTGGCGTAGTAACGCTGGCACTGTTCGAACAGCTCTACCTGATCCACTTCGTCATTAAACAGATGTTCGTCGCAATAGTGCTGACCGAAAGCGTCGTTGCTGAACAGCACCGCATCCTCAGTCAGGTAGGTCATCATGCTGTCCGGCCAGTGCAGCATCGGCGTTTCCACAAAGATCAGCTTTTTGCCGTTACCGATATCCAGCGTGTCGCCGGTTTTCACCACGTTAAAATTCCATTCCGGATGGTGATGATGGCCGTTAATCGAATCGATAGCGTTTTCGGTGCAGTAGATCGGCGTATTAGGAATCCGCGTCATCAGCTCGGTCAGCGCGCCGGCATGGTCCTCTTCCGCATGATTAATGATGATGTAATCGATCTTATCCAGATCGATCTCCTGCATCAGGTTCGTCACGAATTCACGGCTGAACTTATGGTCAACGGTATCGATCAGGACGTTTTTCTCTTCTTTGATCAGATAACTGTTATAGCTGCTGCCGCGCAGCGTTTTATATTCGGTCCCATGAAAATCCCGTACTTCCCAGTCACGTTGGCCTACCCAGGTAATATTATTTTTAACGTGAATGCTCATTTTGATTCCTCAACAGGTTCAGAAAGTTTCCTTTGCTATTGCACAGGGCGTGCCAGTTTTTATTTTGTTGATTTTTAAAGAATTTAATTTTAATGGTTGTTAAAATGACAATTGAGGTTTATTGTTTTTTTGACAATGGCATTGTGGAAACGACAGCATGACAATCTCAGTTGAGGGTCTGGCCGCGCTGGCGGTAGAGATCCAGAACGGTCTTTCCCGCTCCGATCGCTTTAGCCGTATGATCGGCAGCATTCATCATCTGCTGCGGTGCGACGCCACCGCGCTGTTGCGCTATGAGGCGCAGCATTTTCGCCCGCTGGCCACCGCCGGGCTGGCGCCGGATGTGATGGGGCGGCGCTTCAAAATCGAGGCGCATCCGCGTCTGGAGGCGATCGCCCGCGCCGGAGACGTGGTGCGTTTTCCCGCCGACAGCGATTTGCCCGATCCCTACGATGGGCTGATCCCCGATCGGCATGAGCTGCACGTGCATGCCTGCGTAGGACTACCGCTGTTTTCCGGACAGGATCTGATCGGCGCGCTAACCCTGGACGGTATGAATGCCAGCCAGTTTGATGCGTACAGCGATGAAGAGCTGCGCGTGGTGGCAAGCCTGGTCGGCAGCGCGCTGAACAACGCGCTGCTGCTGGAGCAGCTGGAGCAGCCCGGCAATGCCTTTACCCTTAGCAACCAGCGCCAAAGCGACAGCAGCGAAATGATTGGCGAGTCGCTGCCGATGCAGCAGCTGAAAAAAGAGATTGGCGTGGTGGCGCCGACCGATCTTAATGTACTGATCACCGGCGAAACCGGCGTCGGCAAAGAGCTGGTGGCGCAGGCGCTGCATCGCCAGTCGGCACGTGCGGCCAGCCCGCTGATTTATCTGAACTGCGCGGCTCTGCCGGAAACGGTGGCGGAAAGCGAGCTGTTCGGCCACGTGAAAGGAGCATTTACCGGCGCGGTACACGATCGTACCGGCAAGTTTGAAATGGCCGACAACGGCACGCTATTTCTCGATGAAATCGGCGAACTGCCGCTGACGCTGCAGGCGAAGCTGTTGCGGGTACTGCAATATGGCGATCTACAGCGCGTCGGCGAAGATCGGCATCTGAAAGTGGATGTGCGCATTCTCGCCGCCACCAACCGCGACCTGCGCCAGGCGGTGGCGGACGGCAGCTTTCGCGCCGACCTTTATCATCGCCTCAGTGTGTTTCCACTACAGGTGCCGGCGCTGCGCGAACGCGGCGAGGATATTATTTTACTGGCCGGTTACTTTTGTGAGAAATGCCGGGTGAAATTTGGCTTACAGCATATTGCACTGAGCGCGGCGGCGCGCAATATGCTCAGCGGCTACGGCTGGCCGGGCAATATCCGCGAGCTGGAGCATGCTATCTATCGCGCCACTATCGTCGCGCAGGCGGATGCGCGCAACGGCGATATACTGCTGATGCCGCAGCATTTTTCGCTGGATAACGCGGCAGAACTCACGGCAGAGGTACCGCCATTGGCCGAGGCGTTGCCGCAGCAAAACCTGCAGGACGCCACGCGCGATTTTCAGCGGCAGTATATTCTGCGTGCGCTGCAGGCCAGCGATAATAACTGGGCCGCCTGCGCCCGACGGTTGGAAATGGACGCGGGCAATCTGCATCGCCTGGCGCGGCGGCTGGCGCTGAAGTAACGCTGTTATGCGTATCGCGAGCCGCAAATCCAGCCGGAAGAAGCCTGGCGTAACGGCATCGCCCAGTGCAACAGCGGCTCGCCGAATGAGGTCTGGAGCTACGGTGAAGAGAACTGGGACGCAATATCAGGGCGGGCAGTGGCTGACGGTAGAAACGCCGCTGAGCGTGATTCCGGTGCTGGTGCGTGCCGAAGCTGACCCGGCGCTGCGCGCCTGATTGATCGTAACCCCTTGCCTGAGGAAGTAAACCTCAGGTAACCAGCTTAGCGAGAAATGCGTCCTGCGCTTTATGTAAGGCATCCTCCTTCGAAACACTTTTCGTACCATCAGGCTTAATCCATTTTTATTAGCGCGTCATTACCGCAAAAAATTTGCGGCAGATAAATTATGAGCTTTGACGGAGCGCCAGCGGAGGTAATTTATTTTTATTTAAAATAAGGCTAAAAAATAATAAATTAATAATTTTTTAATTACTGAGTTTTTAGCGTTAACTATTTTAAAGAGATTTAATAATCATAGTTAGTAATACGATGCGTTAATTTATTTTTTCTGTGGTTAGGTTATATTTATTGCTCCGAATCGTACTGTCGCCAATAAATGAATTCAGGGAGGCTGACTATGAAGGACGCTATTTTTTATTTTCAAAGTACGTGCTGATGAAGAAAAAAAGCCGAACCCCAACGCCCCATGATGCCACGTTCCGCCAGTTTCTGACGCAGCCGGATATCGCCCGGGATTTTATGGAGCTTCACCTTCCGCAGGCGCTGCGCGCCATTTGCGATCTCAGTACGCTGAAACTGGAGTCCGGCTCGTTCGTTGAGGAGGATCTCCGTCAGTACTTCAGCGATGTGCTTTACAGCCTGAAGACCTCTGCGGGCGATGGCTATATCCATGTTCTGATCGAACATCAGTCGACCCCGGATAAACACATGGCGTTCAGACTGATACGCTATGCCGTGGCGGCGATGCAGCGCCATATCGAGGCGGGCCATAAAAAGCTGCCGCTGGTGATACCCGTGCTGTTCTATACGGGCAAACGCAGTCCGTATCCTTATTCCACCAGGTGGCTGGATGAATTTGATGACCCGGAAGTGGCAGAGCAACTCTACGGGAGCGCTTTTCCGCTGGTTGACGTCACGGTTATACCTGACGATGAGATTATGCATCATCGCGGTATGGCAGCCCTTACGCTGCTGCAAAAACATATTCATCAGCGTGACATCGCCACTCTGATGGATCGTCTGGCTATGCTGCTGATAGCCGGTTATCTTTCTTCACCGCAAGTCATGGTGCTGATACACTATCTACTACAGGCAGGTGAGTCAGCCGACGCCGAAGCCTTTGTTCGCGAACTGGCACAGCGTGTGCCACAACACGGAGACGCACTTATGACCATCGCACAACAGCTTGAACAGAAGGGCATTGAGAAGGGCATTGAAAAAGGCATCGAAAAAGGTATTGAGAAAGGTATTAAGAAGGGTATCCAACTGGGTGAACAGCGCGGCATTGAGAAGGGCCGTAATGAAGGAAAACTTGAGGTGGCACGCAGCCTGCTAAAAATGGGTATGTCTTGTGAGTCGATTCTGGAAGCGACAGGCCTGACCGAAGACGAACTGGCGCAGCTTCATCACTGATCTTTTCCGTTTTGTATAAAAGGAGCCATGCGCCGCTTCTTCAGCAGAAAGGGGCTTTTCTGCTGCTCTTTGTTTGCCACGGTGCTACCCTCTCTCCTCAGGCGATCAGCTCAGCAAGAAACTCACCCAGCGCTTTGCGCGGGTCATCCTCTTCCGAAACAATCATCTCAATGCCCCACTGGCCCAATACTTCTCGCGCCACCGGATTATTACG
This Mixta hanseatica DNA region includes the following protein-coding sequences:
- the norV gene encoding anaerobic nitric oxide reductase flavorubredoxin — protein: MSIHVKNNITWVGQRDWEVRDFHGTEYKTLRGSSYNSYLIKEEKNVLIDTVDHKFSREFVTNLMQEIDLDKIDYIIINHAEEDHAGALTELMTRIPNTPIYCTENAIDSINGHHHHPEWNFNVVKTGDTLDIGNGKKLIFVETPMLHWPDSMMTYLTEDAVLFSNDAFGQHYCDEHLFNDEVDQVELFEQCQRYYANILTPFSRLVTPKINEILGFNLPVSMIATSHGVVWRDNPTQIVELYLKWAADYQEDRITIFYDTMSNNTRMMADAIAQGITEVDPRVAVKIFNVARSDKNEILTNVFRSKGVLVGTSTMNNVMMPKIAGLVEEMTGLRFRNKHASAFGSHGWSGGAVDRLSTRLQDAGFEMSLSLKTKWRPDGNALEACREHGRTIARQWALSPLPEKTAQPKPVDEPAAALDVAVSAAPESAAAGDAGQKMICSVCLWVYDPATGEDSQDVAPGTAWADVPDDFLCPECGMGKDVFDPYEG
- the norW gene encoding NADH:flavorubredoxin reductase NorW — translated: MSSEIIIIGSGFAARQLIKNLRQQNKEVAIRLIAADSCDEYHKPELSHVFSLAQRADDLTRVTAAEYAEKNNVMLHPHTRVTRIDAAAHRIETTAGDFSYGKLVLATGAEALVPPINGSELMYTLNSQQEYRQCEENLQGAQRVLLLGGGLIGTELAMDLNRAGKQVTVVDRSGGLLSALMPPEISARLQHRLLQAGVEMRFNCELASLACHHDTLVATLSNGQQLTCDAAVCAIGLRPNIALAQQAGLATRRGIVVDDRLTTSHPDIFALGDCAEIQGKLMPYLQPAQLAAMTLAKNLTGNSASLSLPAMLVRVKTPDLPLHLAGNAGNAELNWEMQFSKAGIVAKGLDAAGQLKAFVVSEDHMKQALPLLKQLSR
- the norR gene encoding nitric oxide reductase transcriptional regulator NorR, with protein sequence MTISVEGLAALAVEIQNGLSRSDRFSRMIGSIHHLLRCDATALLRYEAQHFRPLATAGLAPDVMGRRFKIEAHPRLEAIARAGDVVRFPADSDLPDPYDGLIPDRHELHVHACVGLPLFSGQDLIGALTLDGMNASQFDAYSDEELRVVASLVGSALNNALLLEQLEQPGNAFTLSNQRQSDSSEMIGESLPMQQLKKEIGVVAPTDLNVLITGETGVGKELVAQALHRQSARAASPLIYLNCAALPETVAESELFGHVKGAFTGAVHDRTGKFEMADNGTLFLDEIGELPLTLQAKLLRVLQYGDLQRVGEDRHLKVDVRILAATNRDLRQAVADGSFRADLYHRLSVFPLQVPALRERGEDIILLAGYFCEKCRVKFGLQHIALSAAARNMLSGYGWPGNIRELEHAIYRATIVAQADARNGDILLMPQHFSLDNAAELTAEVPPLAEALPQQNLQDATRDFQRQYILRALQASDNNWAACARRLEMDAGNLHRLARRLALK
- a CDS encoding Rpn family recombination-promoting nuclease/putative transposase, with the translated sequence MKKKSRTPTPHDATFRQFLTQPDIARDFMELHLPQALRAICDLSTLKLESGSFVEEDLRQYFSDVLYSLKTSAGDGYIHVLIEHQSTPDKHMAFRLIRYAVAAMQRHIEAGHKKLPLVIPVLFYTGKRSPYPYSTRWLDEFDDPEVAEQLYGSAFPLVDVTVIPDDEIMHHRGMAALTLLQKHIHQRDIATLMDRLAMLLIAGYLSSPQVMVLIHYLLQAGESADAEAFVRELAQRVPQHGDALMTIAQQLEQKGIEKGIEKGIEKGIEKGIKKGIQLGEQRGIEKGRNEGKLEVARSLLKMGMSCESILEATGLTEDELAQLHH